Proteins from one Anopheles nili chromosome 2, idAnoNiliSN_F5_01, whole genome shotgun sequence genomic window:
- the LOC128720802 gene encoding ferrochelatase, mitochondrial, producing the protein MGDICRHQPEWMEKLAFGFNVGLEDLPAFLAFQRFHQFRTMATKPRTAVVMLNMGGPQNTDQVHDYLHRIMTDRDMIQLPVQSKLGPWIAKRRTPEVQKKYAEIGGGSPILKWTNLQGELMCKQLDKLSPETAPHKHYVAFRYVNPLTEDTFRAVEQDQPERVVLFSQYPQYSCATSGSSFNAIYTHYKTNPSNGLAKARWSMIDRWGTHPLLAKTFADNIRKELEKFPVDKRKDVVLLFSAHSLPLRAVNRGDAYPSEVGATVQNVMQELGWSHPYCLVWQSKVGPLPWLEPFTEDAIKGYVRQGKKNFILVPIAFVNEHIETLHELDIEYCQELGHEVGAEKIGRAAAPNDHPLFIDALADVVRQHLANGVTIGPKFLLRCPACVNQKCSVSKQWFQQLCN; encoded by the exons ATGGGCGATATATGCCGGCATCAACCGGagtggatggaaaagctcGCCTTCGGTTTCAACGTCGGTCTAGAGGATCTTCCAGCGTTCCTGGCTttccagc GCTTTCACCAATTCCGAACCATGGCGACAAAACCGCGAACCGCAGTGGTCATGCTCAACATGGGTGGACCACAAAACACGGACCAGGTGCACGACTACCTCCATCGCATCATGACCGACCGGGATATGATCCAGCTACCCGTGCAGAG CAAGCTCGGCCCGTGGATTGCGAAGCGCCGCACACCCGAGGTGCAGAAGAAGTATGCCGAAATCGGTGGTGGCTCACCGATCCTCAAGTGGACGAATCTGCAGGGTGAGCTGATGTGCAAGCAGCTAGATAAGCTGTCTCCTGAAACGGCACCCCACAAACACTACGTAGCCTTCCGGTACGTGAACCCGCTGACTGAGGACACGTTTCGCGCCGTGGAACAAGATCAGCCCGAGCGGGTTGTACTGTTTTCGCAGTACCCACAGTATAGCTGCGCGACATCCGGATCCAGCTTTAACGCCATCTACACGCATTACAAAACTAACCCGTCCAACGGCCTGGCCAAGGCACGCTGGAGTATGATCGATCGCTGGGGAACCCACCCGCTGCTGGCAAAAACGTTCGCCGACAACATTCGCAAAGAGCTGGAAAAGTTCCCCGTCGACAAGCGGAAGGACGTGGTGTTGCTGTTTTCCGCACACTCGCTGCCGCTGCGTGCGGTCAACCGGGGCGATGCGTACCCATCGGAGGTGGGAGCAACGGTGCAGAACGTCATGCAGGAGCTCGGCTGGTCACACCCGTACTGTCTCGTGTGGCAGTCAAAGGTTGGCCCGCTACCCTGGCTCGAGCCTTTCACTGAGGACGCCATTAAGGGCTACGTGCGGCAGGGAAAAAAGAATTTCATCCTTGTACCGATCGCCTTCGTTAACGAGCACATCGAGACGCTACACGAGCTGGACATCGAGTACTGCCAGGAGTTGGGCCACGAAGTCGGCGCAGAAAAGATTGGCCGGGCAGCCGCCCCGAATGATCATCCACTGTTTATCGACGCGTTAGCGGATGTCGTGCGGCAGCATCTAGCAAATGGCGTTACGATTGGGCCAAAGTTCCTGCTCCGTTGTCCGGCCTGCGTCAATCAGAAGTGCTCGGTCAGCAAGCAGTGGTTCCAGCAGTTGTGCAATTAA
- the LOC128732090 gene encoding regulator of G-protein signaling 7-like gives MVTKKSVDIEKENLAKNMFSGSSSGAAGLAPKSSGTGGPSGGSCNAVVSFSPSTMANSSHMVQQIQPHGQDAPNILVYKKMEAIVERMQTEGTGVSVRTVKAFMSKVPSVFTGADLIQWIMANLTVDDISEALHLAHLLASHGYLFPIDDHQLTVRNDGTFYRFQTPYFWPSNFWEPENTDYAIYLCKRTMQNKTRLELADYEAENLAKLQKMFSRKWEFIFMQAEAQSKVDKKRDKLERKVLDSQERAFWDVHRPMPGCVNTTEMDIKKAYRKGASSLGSGSAGTAANSNPAETMAKTITLLKQKLDRRTIKVSKVAESYMSYYEQYSEFDYFFSAPDHPNPWQTDNAEFWDAEKLGKDIPMKRVKRWGFSLRELLNDPIGREQFTKFLDKEFSGENLKFWEAIQDMKALPQSQIKEAAQAIWNEYLAPDAACPVNVDSKSLELAREVVKEGAAQPTRWCFDVAADHVFYLMKSDSYSRFLRSDMYKDCLNGSKKKTSVKGLRIFSGRKDTPVIN, from the exons ATGGTTACGAAGAAAAGTGTCGATATAGAGAAGGAAAATCTTGCAAAAAACATGTTCTCCGGATCCAGCAGCGGTGCCGCGGGTCTTGCGCCAAAGTCATCCGGTACGGGTGGACCCAGCGGCGGGTCGTGCAATGCGGTGGTAAGCTTTAGCCCCAGCACCATGGCCAACAGCAGCCATATGGTGCAGCAGATCCAGCCACACGGCCAGGATGCGCCCAACATTTTGGTGTACAAAAAGATGGAGGCCATTGTCGAGCGGATGCAAACGGAGGGCACTGGCGTGTCGGTGCGCACGGTGAAGGCCTTTATGAGCAAAGTTCCGTCGGTGTTCACGGGAGCGGACCTGATCCAGTGGATCATGGCCAACCTGACAGTGGACGACATCAGCGAGGCGCTGCACCTGGCGCACCTGCTGGCGTCCCACGGATACCTCTTCCCGATCGATGACCACCAGCTGACGGTGCGGAACGACGGCACGTTCTACCGCTTCCAGACGCCGTACTTCTGGCCGTCCAACTTCTGGGAACCGGAAAACACCGACTACGCCATCTATCTGTGCAAGCGCACGATGCAGAACAAGACGCGGCTCGAGCTGGCTGACTACGAGGCGGAAAACCTGGCCAAGCTGCAGAAGATGTTCTCACGCAAGTGGGAGTTCATCTTCATGCAGGCGGAAGCGCAAAGCAAGGTGGACAAGAAGCGCGACAAGCTCGAGCGCAAGGTGCTGGACTCGCAGGAGCGCGCCTTTTGGGACGTACACCGTCCGATGCCGGGCTGCGTCAACACGACCGAGATGGACATCAAGAAGGCGTACCGGAAAGGCGCCTCGTCGCTGGGGTCCGGGTCGGCTGGTACGGCGGCCAACAGCAACCCGGCGGAAACGATGGCCAAAACAATCACCCTGCTGAAGCAGAAGCTCGACCGACGCACGATCAAAGTTTCGAAGGTCGCCGAATC GTACATGTCGTACTACGAGCAGTACAGCGAGTTTGATTACTTTTTTTCGGCTCCGGACCATCCCAACCCTTGGCAAACGGATAATGCTGAAttttgggacgccgaaaagTTGGG GAAGGACATTCCGATGAAACGAGTCAAACGGTGGGGCTTTAGCTTGCGGGAACTGCTGAACGACCCGATTGGACGCGAACAGTTCACCAAGTTTCTGGATAAAGAATTTAGTGGCGAGAATTTGAA GTTCTGGGAAGCGATACAGGACATGAAGGCTTTACCGCAGTCTCAGATCAAGGAAGCGGCTCAGGCTATCTGGAACGAGTACCTCGCGCCGGATGCCGCCTGCCCGGTAAACGTCGATTCCAAGTCGCTCGAGCTGGCCCGTGAGGTGGTCAAAGAGGGCGCAGCTCAGCCGACCCGATGGTGCTTCGATGTTGCGGCCGATCACGTGTTTTATCTGATGAAGAGCGACTCATACTCGCGCTTTCTGCGTTCCGATATGTACAAAGACTGTCTGAACGGCTCGAAGAAGAAG ACATCCGTCAAAGGACTTCGAATATTTTCCGGAAGAAAAGATACGCCTGTGATAAATTAA
- the LOC128720812 gene encoding DNA repair protein XRCC3 codes for MEECRFEGFTSGNDIVTKHADRWRKLSFGVAVLDHLTNGGIPMRGIFELAGDPGSGKTQIALKIALEAQRQAPNHSVVYICTEHMFPSKRLMQMEMECKRSNANDQLVQLRNFADHILVEHIRCVTTLTACLYDRLPKLLQKTPISILIIDSITNPFLEEKDYVSRAGTFRTIVHRLQQLQERYNFALFVTNQVRSVIDSATLEDERIIPALGLAWGSLVHTRLQLFRIANSNERRCSVVFGPSLIPTYGYFGIDASGPIDLKE; via the exons ATGGAAGAGTGTCGATTCGAAGGATTTACCAGTG GGAACGATATAGTCACGAAACATGCAGACCGTTGGCGCAAACTAAGCTTTGGTGTGGCCGTTCTTGACCACTTGACGAATGGAGGCATTCCAATGCGAGGGATATTCGAGTTGGCTGGAGATCCAGGCTCCGGTAAGACACAGATAGCACTAAAAATAGCGCTAGAAGCCCAGCGCCAAGCTCCGAATCATTCCGTGGTATACATTTGCACCGAGCACATGTTTCCCTCCAAAAGGCTGATGcagatggaaatggaatgtaAGCGATCGAATGCGAACGATCAACTGGTGCAGCTTCGCAATTTTGCAGACCATATTCTCGTAGAACACATACGCTGTGTG ACTACCTTGACGGCCTGTTTGTACGATCGGTTGCCGAAACTATTGCAGAAAACGCCTATCAGTATTCTCATAATCGATTCAATTACGAATCCGTTTTTGGAGGAGAAAGATTACGTTTCTCGTGCGGGTACATTCCGCACGATAGTGCATCGTTTGCAGCAATTGCAGGAGCGATACAACTTTGCACTATTCGTCACGAACCAGGTACGATCGGTGATCGATTCGGCAACGCTTGAAGATGAACGCATCATTCCTGCGCTTGGGCTAGCGTGGGGCTCTCTGGTGCACACAAGGTTGCAGCTCTTTCGAATAGCAAACTCCAACGAAAGGCGATGTTCGGTGGTGTTCGGTCCTTCGTTGATCCCCACGTACGGATATTTTGGAATTGACGCGTCTGGTCCGATTGACTTAAAGGAATAG
- the LOC128731483 gene encoding twinfilin — translation MSHQTGIKANAELLKFFGKCKDGKTRVLKVSIDNEELRLVSHNDVKRDWEKDYDALVRPLIEESTPCYILYRLDYKIPTGYAWLLMSWVPESATVRQKMLYASTKATLKLEFGSGHIKEELNATSKEETTLQGYQKHKVDFSSPAPLTSREEELAELRKTEVKTDFGIDTKQQTLGGINCPISDAVAQALHDMRRGGYNYLQFRIDLEEEKIHLVKAANIELNALPAQIPTDHARYHMYIFKHHHEEKYLESVVFVYSMPGYSCSIRERMMYSSCKGPFSATIEKHGIEVAKKLEIDDGAELTEEFLHEELHPRKLNLRPQFSKPKGPPSRGAKRLTKPQAVE, via the exons ATGTCGCACCAGACTGGCATTAAGG CTAATGCCGAgctgttgaaatttttcggtaaaTGCAAGGATGGAAAAACGAGAGTATTGAAAGTTTCAATTGATAATG AGGAGCTGCGGTTGGTGAGCCATAACGATGTAAAACGAGACTGGGAAAAGGATTACGACGCATTGGTGAGACCTCTGATCGAGGAAAGCACGCCATGCTACATACTCTATAG ACTGGATTATAAAATTCCTACTGGGTACGCATGGCTACTAATGAGCTGGGTGCCAGAATCAGCGACGGTGCGACAGAAAATGCTATACGCTTCAACAAAGGCAACGCTAAAACTAGAGTTCGGTTCAGGCCACATTAAAGAGGAACTAAATGCAACGTCCAAGGAAGAAACTACCCTACAGGGATATCAGAAACATAAAGTTGATTTTAGCTCTCCGGCACCTCTGACGAGCCGAGAGGAAGAGTTGGCTGAGCTACGGAAAACTGAGGTAAAGACAGATTTCGGCATCGACACGAAACAACAAACGCTTGGTGGTATCAACTGTCCGATTTCGGACGCGGTTGCACAAGCCTTGCATGATATGCGCCGAGGCGGGTATAACTATTTACAGTTCCGCATCGAtcttgaagaagaaaaaattcatTTAGTGAAGGCGGCCAACATCGAGCTGAATGCACTGCCAGCGCAAATCCCGACCGATCATGCACGCTACCATATGTATATTTTCAAGCACCATcacgaagaaaaatatttagAGAGCGTCGTTTTTGTCTACTCTATGCCCGGATACAGCTGCTCAATCAGAGAGAGAATGATGTATTCCAGCTGTAAGGGACCTTTTTCTGCGACCATTGAAAAACATGGCATCGAGGTGGCGAAAAAGCTTGAAATTGACGACGGAGCAGAGCTCACAGAAGAGTTTCTGCACGAAGAGCTTCATCCGCGGAAGCTCAACCTTCGGCCTCAATTTTCAAAGCCGAAAGGACCACCAAGCCGCGGAGCCAAAAGACTGACAAAACCACAGGCTGTAGAATAG
- the LOC128730701 gene encoding cyclin-G-associated kinase, translated as MSDFLKSAINYFNAAPSNGLDNDFVGQTVQVANVKLRIKRVIAEGGFAYVYVAQDVQTNVEYALKRLLGTDKEECNNIIREINIHKQVSGHPNVVKFVAATFIDRTQSANSQRRAEYLLVSELCKGGSLYDCLEQDLAPETVLRVFYQATKAVAHLHSQSKPINHRDIKIENFLLGSDGLLKLCDFGSASTDSFAPDVTWNAQQRDTLEDALTRCTTPMYRAPEQLDTWANYPIGIKMDVWALGCILYCLCYRKHPFEDSAKLRIINANYTIPTTDSRYACFSETIRGCLQVDPNQRFDTATVLERLAAIAETKGWPLKAPLGLLGKPLNSPSSGMTPTPSPSHNGPNGAAVPERPAPPRPVCPPGGPVPVSSDGSLRHKYPQRPPDPVRVTVNSAPLHPGAGPSPYPTPHGQPTFSQPVPPAMGGGGGLFSSIKGGAGSFLKNLKDTSSKVMQTVQQSIARTDLDMSYITQRIIVMPCPSEGIESAYRTNHIEDVKVFLDSRYQPTKLSVYNLVPRNSCPRLPPPVRTVDVGFIYAPVPAQSGKAPLLTALYSLVEDIYGFLSADPKTVVIIQSPDCGRALAATVVCALLIYASMVTEPEDAMQMFAIKRIPPNLRPSELRYLYYLGDIVRSVPHLPHYKPVTLVSLAVSPVPRMTKARDGCRMYVEVATADRTIFCTLQDYERMRLYHMSEGKIALAMNVTVCGDVTISLYHARNALGGMGRPQGLKICQLQFHTGYIPEEETLINYDRSELDEVPDLEHVPQKFSVALSVFVGDSERPPSTQLPWRSPKAARDPRILFASLQEYEEHVENFVTKPSGNTSRQGGTDSTAPHRPPPPRPAPPSPQPIRRVSGDETLSESPGSLPNDAAEQEQREADLLNLSKSSHGGDPPKSQPQVSKVEESFDLLGGLSAPGTDSNAGNGRPNTDGTSATKTTAVLDDIFGTFDDGGSSLPTAKSSSDLNGLNLNFDHFGGVAQPAGGSPFTNGGGQPDATANNANNSFGFDAFAGVAPQAFYNSAAPVQPTSAAPQQQPTSGGPAKDPFADLGNLAAGLAGGASGPTTSAGWSGKPGTTPSPRSTQFSSPTHQFSGASTANPSPRAPSTPNHQMRSPNDGQSQARPDYSRSHFEPPKNGGNGGAKDGAGGGRSGDIFGDILGQQGYSFGNTKNQGPRTMNDMRKEELVREMDPERVKLMEWTEGKKSNIRALLCTVHTVLWPGAKWTKCEMHQLVSAADVKKTYRKACLAVHPDKHTGTENETMAKMIFMELNNAWTEFESDATQQNLFAN; from the exons ATGAGTGACTTTCTGAAATCGGCCATAAACTACTTCAACGCGGCACCGTCGAACGGATTGGACAACGATTTCGTGGGCCAGACGGTGCAAGTGGCAAATGTGAAGCTGCGTATCAAGCGCGTTATAGCGGAAG GGGGGTTCGCGTACGTGTACGTGGCTCAGGATGTTCAGACCAACGTCGAATACGCGCTCAAGCGTTTGCTCGGCACGGACAAGGAGGAGTGCAATAACATCATACGTGAAATCAACATCCACAAGCAGGTGTCGGGTCATCCTAATGTGGTAAAATTCGTCGCTGCCACATTCATCGATCGCACGCAAAGCGCCAATTCTCAGCGCCGTGCTGAATATTTGCTCGTATCGGAACTCTGCAAAGGAGGATCTTTGTACGACTGCCTCGAGCAGGATCTCGCTCCCGAAACGGTGCTGCGAGTGTTTTATCAAGCGACCAAAGCCGTCGCCCATCTGCACAGCCAATCGAAACCGATTAATCATCGGGACATTAAG attgAAAATTTCCTTCTTGGAAGCGATGGGCTGTTAAAGCTGTGTGACTTTGGATCTGCTTCCACGGACAGTTTCGCTCCTGATGTGACATGGAACGCCCAGCAACGCGACACACTCGAGGATGCTCTGACGCGCTGCACGACCCCTATGTACCGGGCTCCCGAGCAGCTCGACACTTGGGCAAACTATCCTATCGGTATCAAGATGGATGTGTGGGCGCTCGGGTGCATTCTATACTGTCTCTGCTACCGGAAGCACCCCTTCGAAGACTCGGCCAAATTGCGCATCATAAACGCCAACTACACGATCCCCACGACCGATTCGCGATATGCGTGCTTCAGCGAAACTATTCGTGGATGTTTGCAAGTCGATCCGAACCAGCGATTCGATACGGCCACGGTCCTGGAGCGGTTAGCAGCAATAGCCGAAACAAAAGGATGGCCTTTGAAAGCCCCACTAGGTTTACTGGGTAAACCATTGAATTCGCCATCGTCCGGAATGACTCCGACACCTAGCCCAAGCCACAATGGACCGAATGGTGCGGCAGTCCCGGAAAGACCTGCTCCACCGCGTCCCGTGTGCCCGCCAGGTGGCCCGGTGCCAGTTAGCAGTGATGGATCACTTCGGCATAAATATCCCCAGCGGCCACCTGATCCGGTGCGCGTTACAGTGAACTCGGCACCCCTGCACCCGGGAGCTGGACCGTCGCCCTATCCGACGCCCCACGGGCAGCCAACGTTTAGCCAGCCCGTTCCACCTGCGATGGGAGGAGGCGGTGGACTTTTCTCGTCGATAAAAGGTGGCGCAGGTAGTTTTCTAAAGAACCTAAAAGACACGTCCTCCAAAGTGATGCAGACGGTGCAGCAAAGTATCGCCCGGACCGACCTGGACATGAGCTACATCACGCAGCGTATCATTGTTATGCCGTGCCCGTCCGAGGGCATAGAGTCGGCATACCGTACGAACCACATCGAGGATGTGAAGGTGTTTCTCGACAGCCGCTACCAGCCGACAAAGCTGAGTGTGTACAACCTGGTCCCGCGCAACAGTTGCCCACGGTTACCCCCGCCAGTGCGCACGGTTGATGTCGGCTTCATATACGCACCGGTTCCGGCTCAAAGCGGAAAAGCACCTCTGCTTACTGCGTTGTACTCGCTGGTGGAGGATATCTACGGATTTCTGAGCGCAGACCCGAAGACGGTCGTCATCATCCAAAGCCCTGATTGCGGGCGAGCGCTGGCAGCAACAGTCGTGTGCGCGCTTCTGATCTATGCTTCGATGGTAACGGAACCGGAGGACGCTATGCAAATGTTCGCCATTAAACGGATTCCGCCCAACTTACGGCCGTCTGAGTTGCGCTATCTGTATTATTTAGGGGACATCGTTCGATCGGTGCCCCACCTACCGCACTACAAGCCTGTAACGCTGGTATCACTCGCGGTTTCACCCGTGCCGCGCATGACAAAGGCCCGCGATGGCTGCCGCATGTACGTGGAAGTGGCCACGGCCGATCGGACGATCTTTTGTACGCTCCAGGATTACGAACGGATGCGACTGTACCACATGTCGGAAGGCAAAATTGCGCTCGCAATGAACGTGACGGTGTGTGGTGACGTTACGATCAGCCTGTACCACGCCCGCAACGCCCTCGGTGGAATGGGACGTCCGCAGGGGCTCAAGATATGTCAGCTGCAGTTCCACACCGGGTATATCCCCGAGGAAGAAACGTTAATAAATTACGATCGCTCGGAGTTGGATGAGGTGCCCGATTTGGAGCACGTGCCGCAAAAGTTTAGCGTGGCACTGAGTGTGTTTGTAGGCGACTCGGAACGACCACCGTCCACCCAGTTGCCCTGGCGGTCACCTAAGGCGGCACGAGACCCACGCATCCTGTTCGCCTCCTTGCAAGAGTACGAAGAACACGTGGAGAATTTTGTCACGAAACCAAGCGGTAACACATCGAGACAGGGCGGCACCGATTCGACGGCTCCGCATAGGCCACCCCCTCCTCGACCAGCCCCACCGTCACCACAACCGATTCGTCGGGTGTCGGGTGATGAAACCCTGTCGGAATCACCCGGATCTCTTCCTAACGATGCAGCGGAGCAGGAGCAACGCGAGGCTGATCTTTTGAACCTAAGCAAATCTAGTCATGGCGGCGATCCACCAAAATCGCAACCACAGGTTTCAAAAGTTGAAGAATCGTTCGATTTGCTCGGTGGTCTATCGGCACCGGGAACGGACAGTAACGCCGGAAATGGGCGCCCGAACACCGATGGTACCAGCGCGACGAAGACCACGGCTGTGCTGGATGACATTTTTGGCACCTTCGATGATGGTGGCAGTTCCCTACCAACGGCAAAGTCTAGCAGCGATCTGAACGGATTAAATCTTAACTTTGATCACTTTGGTGGAGTAGCCCAACCGGCGGGTGGTAGCCCGTTCACAAACGGTGGTGGACAACCGGACGCGACGGCTAACAACGCCAACAACAGTTTCGGTTTCGACGCGTTTGCAGGAGTGGCACCGCAAGCATTCTACAACAGTGCCGCTCCGGTTCAGCCAACATCGGCGgcaccacagcagcagcccACGAGCGGCGGGCCCGCGAAGGATCCGTTTGCGGATCTTGGCAATCTCGCGGCTGGCCTGGCAGGGGGAGCCAGTGGTCCTACCACCTCGGCCGGCTGGAGTGGAAAACCCGGAACTACGCCGAGTCCGCGTTCGACGCAGTTCTCCAGCCCGACGCATCAATTCAGCGGAGCCAGCACGGCCAATCCGTCTCCGAGGGCGCCATCGACTCCGAACCACCAGATGCGCAGTCCAAATGATGGCCAATCGCAGGCACGGCCCGACTACAGCCGATCGCATTTTGAACCCCCCAAGAACGGTGGTAATGGTGGTGCAAAGGATGGTGCAGGTGGTGGCCGCTCCGGAGACATATTCGGGGATATTCTCGGCCAGCAAGGCTACTCGTTCGGAAATACCAAAAACCAAGGTCCACGCACGATGAACGACATGCGAAAGGAGGAACTGGTGAGAGAGATGGATCCCGAACGGGTGAAGCTGATGGAATGG ACCGAAGGTAAAAAGAGCAACATCCGTGCGCTGCTTTGCACCGTGCACACCGTGCTGTGGCCAGGTGCTAAATGGACAAAGTGTGAAATGCACCAGCTCGTGTCGGCGGCCGACGTGAAAAAGACCTACCGTAAGGCGTGTCTTGCCGTTCATCCGGACAAG CACACGGGCACGGAAAATGAGACTATGGCCAAGATGATATTCATGGAGCTGAATAATGCGTGGACAGAGTTTGAGAGTGATGCCACCCAGCAAAATTTATTCGCCAACTAA